A region from the Bacillus sp. Marseille-P3661 genome encodes:
- a CDS encoding DUF4153 domain-containing protein, with amino-acid sequence MVNLIIENIANPHELERIYRNDPKAFKKSFSQAWEQNPDSQVLGVWYERLHFKENANTEKSFLFQKGFLFMGILAILAGISSRVIFHFVEQGAIAPINLAFGIIPFIAAYFVYKNTPNRSVIYSLAALFLISGIYLNMLPLDNSDSIILAYLHLPIVLWVLVGLAFTGNDYSKSSIRLAYIKFNLEYSILYAAMAVSGMVLAAVTMQLFSFVGLDIEDFYFSNVVLFGAAALAIVTAYLASLNLKLAKNITPYLAKIFSPLVLVTLVVYLITVIYVGKNPFFDRNFLLAFNGILLGVLAVTIFSITESDSDEKKNLSDYINVALIVLALIIDSVALSAIVFRLSSYGITPNRLAVLGVNILIWANLIWIMIAYLRFLQNKSGLSTIQDAVTKYLPVYGLWAAFVTFAFPIIFN; translated from the coding sequence ATGGTCAATTTAATTATTGAAAATATAGCTAACCCTCATGAGCTGGAGAGAATATATAGAAATGACCCGAAAGCATTTAAAAAGTCATTCTCACAAGCATGGGAACAAAATCCTGATTCACAAGTACTTGGCGTTTGGTATGAAAGATTGCATTTCAAGGAGAATGCAAATACAGAAAAGTCTTTCTTGTTTCAAAAAGGTTTTTTATTCATGGGCATTTTAGCCATTCTAGCCGGGATCAGCAGCAGGGTCATTTTCCACTTTGTCGAACAGGGAGCAATTGCTCCAATTAACCTCGCTTTTGGTATAATCCCGTTTATTGCTGCCTATTTTGTTTACAAAAATACTCCGAACAGAAGTGTTATTTATTCCCTTGCAGCGCTGTTCCTAATTTCAGGGATTTATCTTAATATGCTGCCTTTAGATAATAGTGACAGTATTATCCTTGCTTATTTACACCTTCCTATAGTTTTATGGGTATTGGTAGGGCTTGCATTTACAGGAAATGACTATTCAAAAAGCAGTATAAGATTAGCCTATATTAAATTTAATTTGGAATATAGTATTCTCTACGCAGCCATGGCAGTTAGCGGAATGGTGCTAGCAGCAGTAACCATGCAGTTATTTAGCTTTGTTGGCTTAGATATAGAAGACTTCTATTTTAGTAATGTCGTTTTATTTGGTGCTGCCGCTCTTGCTATTGTGACTGCATACCTAGCATCACTGAATCTTAAACTTGCTAAAAATATTACACCGTATCTAGCTAAAATTTTTAGTCCTCTTGTTCTGGTCACATTGGTGGTCTATCTTATAACCGTTATATATGTCGGAAAAAATCCATTCTTCGACCGCAATTTCCTGTTAGCCTTCAACGGAATACTCCTTGGTGTATTGGCCGTTACCATATTTTCTATTACTGAGAGCGACTCAGACGAGAAAAAGAACCTTTCAGATTATATAAATGTTGCCTTAATTGTTCTTGCGCTGATCATTGACAGTGTGGCGTTGTCAGCCATTGTGTTCAGACTTTCCTCCTATGGGATTACGCCAAATAGACTTGCTGTTTTGGGAGTAAACATACTGATCTGGGCAAATCTAATTTGGATTATGATAGCCTATTTGCGTTTTCTACAAAACAAATCCGGACTTTCAACTATCCAAGATGCCGTTACTAAGTATTTGCCAGTCTACGGACTATGGGCAGCTTTCGTTACATTTGCTTTTCCTATAATTTTTAATTAA
- a CDS encoding Rrf2 family transcriptional regulator: MSISSRFAVGVHILTLIELNKERVASSEFLASSVNTNPAVIRKLMGMLKKAGLIEVHPGIAGAKLAKELSDITLFDVYKAVNVVQEKELFSLHENPNPECPVGRNIQNTIEPIFTAAQLAMEKVLRNVTLDDVVKDIATKENFC, translated from the coding sequence ATGTCCATCAGCAGCCGATTCGCTGTTGGAGTTCATATATTGACTCTAATTGAATTAAATAAAGAAAGAGTAGCATCTTCTGAATTTTTAGCTTCAAGTGTTAACACGAACCCCGCCGTGATCAGAAAACTAATGGGGATGTTAAAAAAAGCTGGCTTGATAGAGGTACATCCAGGTATTGCAGGAGCCAAACTCGCAAAGGAATTATCAGATATTACACTGTTCGACGTTTATAAGGCAGTGAATGTTGTACAGGAGAAAGAATTGTTTAGCTTACATGAAAATCCAAATCCTGAATGTCCCGTAGGTAGGAACATCCAGAATACAATTGAACCAATATTCACAGCAGCACAATTGGCAATGGAGAAGGTTCTAAGAAATGTTACTTTAGATGATGTTGTGAAGGATATTGCTACTAAAGAAAATTTCTGTTAA
- a CDS encoding HAD family hydrolase, translated as MDKYKVILFDLDGTLSDPKVGITKSVQYALQKMDIVESDLDKLECFIGPPLHVSFAEYYNFDEVQIPKAIDFYRERFKEKGMYENELYSKIPLLLKSLKEQGFTLVVATSKPTVFAEKILEHFNIDQYFEMIVGSYLDGTRASKTEIIQYILGKYNEHKLGDFIMIGDRKHDIIGASNTGIDSIGVTYGYGSFEELCHSKPTHIVNSVAELKGVLLETKV; from the coding sequence ATGGATAAGTATAAAGTAATTTTATTTGATTTAGATGGAACTCTTTCTGATCCAAAAGTAGGAATAACTAAATCAGTTCAATATGCGTTACAAAAAATGGACATTGTTGAATCTGATCTTGATAAACTAGAATGTTTTATTGGACCACCATTACATGTGTCATTTGCTGAATATTATAACTTTGATGAGGTTCAGATACCTAAAGCAATTGATTTTTATAGGGAGAGGTTTAAGGAAAAGGGAATGTATGAGAATGAGTTATATTCGAAGATACCTTTACTTTTAAAGTCATTAAAAGAACAAGGGTTTACCTTAGTTGTAGCAACTTCAAAGCCAACTGTTTTTGCTGAGAAGATTCTTGAGCATTTTAATATTGATCAATATTTTGAGATGATAGTAGGGAGTTATCTTGATGGAACAAGAGCTTCAAAAACTGAAATTATACAATACATACTAGGTAAATATAATGAACATAAACTTGGTGACTTCATTATGATAGGTGACAGGAAACACGATATTATTGGTGCTTCTAATACTGGAATTGATTCTATTGGAGTTACTTATGGATATGGATCATTTGAAGAGTTATGCCACTCAAAGCCTACACATATTGTGAATAGCGTTGCTGAGTTAAAAGGTGTTTTGCTGGAAACAAAAGTTTAA
- a CDS encoding pyridoxamine 5'-phosphate oxidase family protein, translating to MSNMMKQAEMETLRDLIKDIDTAMLTTATEEGLVSRPMRTQEVEFDGDLWFFTKKETKKYDEIIHNKDVNVAYVGKSYVSVRGRAEIVEDLDKKKELWSKIHEKIMQTSYDDPNVILIKVKVEAAEYWEEGDFIKKIAFYYKRLTGQSSNTTDINETLELNN from the coding sequence ATGTCAAACATGATGAAACAAGCTGAAATGGAAACATTAAGAGATTTAATTAAAGATATAGACACGGCCATGTTAACTACGGCTACTGAAGAAGGGCTTGTTTCTCGTCCCATGAGAACACAAGAAGTAGAGTTTGACGGTGACTTATGGTTTTTCACTAAAAAAGAGACGAAAAAATATGATGAAATAATACATAATAAAGATGTAAATGTTGCATATGTAGGTAAATCCTATGTTTCCGTTCGTGGAAGAGCGGAAATCGTTGAAGATTTAGACAAGAAAAAGGAATTATGGAGCAAGATACACGAGAAAATTATGCAAACTTCTTATGATGATCCTAACGTTATCTTAATAAAGGTAAAAGTGGAGGCAGCCGAATATTGGGAAGAAGGAGATTTCATTAAAAAGATTGCCTTTTACTACAAACGGTTAACAGGGCAAAGTTCTAACACGACAGACATTAATGAAACGTTGGAATTGAATAATTAA
- a CDS encoding SDR family oxidoreductase has protein sequence MKILVTGATGKLGSKVVESLLKSLPASELAVSVRNPEKAEGLRARGVEVRHGDFDRPETLEHAFSGIDRLLIISADGDNETRIHQHTNAVRAAERAEVKFIVYTSLANATESKNLMAPPHKATEAAIIKTGIPYSFLRNNWYLENEIGSIQGVMAGAPWVTSAGEGKVGWALQQDYADAAAAVLVGKGHENTVYELSGPLLTQEELVSSLGNVLGKEIPVQQVSDEKYEEIMKGLGLPDFLIPIVVGIQESIRNGTLEVESNDFEKVLGRPVTPISEALIQLVHSISQTK, from the coding sequence ATGAAAATATTAGTTACAGGAGCTACAGGTAAATTGGGTTCAAAGGTTGTAGAATCATTATTGAAATCTCTTCCTGCAAGTGAGCTGGCAGTAAGTGTTCGAAATCCAGAGAAAGCAGAAGGACTTCGTGCTCGTGGTGTGGAAGTTCGTCATGGAGATTTTGACCGTCCAGAAACTTTAGAACATGCTTTTTCAGGGATTGACCGCTTATTAATTATTTCTGCCGATGGCGACAATGAAACAAGAATTCATCAACATACTAATGCTGTTCGTGCAGCTGAGCGTGCAGAGGTAAAATTTATTGTTTACACAAGCTTAGCAAATGCAACAGAAAGCAAAAATTTAATGGCTCCTCCTCATAAAGCGACAGAAGCAGCAATTATAAAGACGGGTATCCCATATTCTTTCTTGCGTAACAATTGGTATTTGGAAAACGAAATCGGCAGCATTCAAGGTGTTATGGCAGGTGCTCCATGGGTAACGTCTGCTGGAGAGGGTAAAGTAGGCTGGGCACTACAACAAGATTACGCAGATGCAGCAGCAGCGGTTCTTGTTGGAAAGGGTCACGAAAATACAGTGTATGAACTATCTGGTCCTCTTTTAACTCAAGAAGAATTAGTTTCTTCTCTAGGAAATGTATTGGGTAAAGAAATACCTGTCCAACAAGTAAGCGACGAAAAGTATGAAGAGATCATGAAAGGCTTAGGTTTACCTGATTTTCTGATTCCAATTGTAGTAGGAATTCAAGAAAGCATTCGGAACGGTACACTAGAAGTTGAAAGCAATGATTTTGAGAAAGTTCTTGGTCGCCCAGTTACGCCAATCAGCGAAGCACTGATACAACTAGTTCATTCAATTTCACAAACAAAATAA
- a CDS encoding IS110 family transposase → MVYTSLNHIQGKKGSRWAQFLRDIGTENLLVVAIDAAKFTHKAMVCNFYGDILVKPFEFDASMTGFDAIKRIIEIEKEKHGKEKVIVGIETTGHYYEDLVRRCHTVGYHVRIINAATTAQERQALLNWAKTDNLDLMAIVQSILHGRGTSSELSSGKVYTLQKLTRARRELVNEQTMTQNLIRMHMDHIFREYQGKSIWIKGKREHIKPFSDLFGKASLFMMRNYPHPSDILALGEAGLRKLSIRENLKLRDDCIKTLVEFAKESISQSKDHVEVELFLLTQKLDRLDLLKEQIKVLEEKIEDLFVETEGAMILSVPGIGVVTGAELFAEMGEISDFTHAGQLIKMAGTNPIVKQSGGRKPTYYGISKQGRRPFRNIVYQVGKSLSTNNPEMKEKYLALKDRGKLTGQAYIAIGNRMIRLAFSMIRNQTLYQTRQENYVLLKELSKKLRTKNVKKFYEKHVSLSSGLSA, encoded by the coding sequence ATGGTATATACATCATTGAATCATATTCAAGGAAAAAAAGGAAGTCGATGGGCACAATTTTTGCGAGACATTGGAACTGAGAACTTATTAGTCGTGGCAATAGATGCAGCTAAATTTACTCATAAGGCAATGGTTTGTAACTTTTATGGGGATATACTTGTTAAACCTTTTGAGTTTGATGCATCCATGACGGGATTTGACGCTATTAAAAGAATCATTGAAATTGAAAAAGAGAAACATGGGAAAGAAAAAGTGATTGTCGGTATTGAAACAACGGGGCACTATTACGAGGACCTGGTACGGAGATGTCATACTGTAGGTTATCATGTACGCATCATAAATGCAGCCACAACCGCACAAGAACGACAAGCGCTCTTAAATTGGGCGAAAACAGATAATTTAGATCTTATGGCTATTGTACAATCTATCCTTCATGGTCGAGGGACGTCTAGTGAACTATCTTCTGGTAAAGTTTACACTTTACAAAAGTTAACACGTGCTCGTCGTGAATTGGTAAACGAACAAACCATGACGCAGAATCTTATAAGAATGCACATGGACCATATTTTTAGGGAGTACCAAGGAAAAAGTATATGGATTAAGGGAAAGCGTGAACATATAAAACCCTTTTCTGATCTATTTGGTAAAGCCTCCCTCTTCATGATGAGAAACTACCCGCATCCAAGCGATATACTAGCCCTTGGAGAGGCAGGCTTACGCAAACTATCTATTCGTGAAAACCTTAAATTAAGAGACGATTGTATAAAGACCTTAGTAGAGTTTGCGAAAGAATCCATTTCTCAATCAAAAGACCATGTGGAAGTGGAACTATTTCTTCTGACCCAAAAACTTGATCGATTGGATTTATTAAAGGAACAGATCAAGGTCTTAGAGGAAAAGATTGAAGATTTGTTCGTAGAAACAGAAGGTGCAATGATTCTTAGTGTACCAGGTATTGGGGTTGTGACCGGGGCTGAATTGTTTGCAGAAATGGGGGAAATCTCCGATTTCACTCACGCGGGGCAACTTATAAAGATGGCAGGGACGAATCCGATTGTCAAACAATCCGGCGGTAGAAAACCGACGTATTATGGTATTTCTAAACAAGGGAGGAGACCTTTTAGGAATATTGTATATCAAGTGGGAAAATCCTTGTCTACCAACAATCCTGAAATGAAGGAGAAATATCTAGCTTTAAAAGATAGAGGTAAATTAACCGGTCAAGCCTATATTGCCATTGGAAATCGAATGATTCGTCTAGCCTTTTCAATGATTCGTAATCAAACTTTATACCAAACAAGACAAGAAAACTATGTGTTATTAAAAGAATTAAGCAAAAAGCTACGAACTAAAAATGTAAAAAAGTTTTATGAAAAGCACGTCTCGTTATCAAGTGGCCTATCAGCATAG